Genomic window (Streptomyces sp. TG1A-60):
GGGCCCGCCGTCGCCGTGCTCGACCTGCCGGACTCCTGGGCCGCCGCCCGCACCGCCCTCCGCTTCACCGCCGAGGGGACCACGCAGGATCCCGGCCCTCGTGTGGTGCACGCCGACGACCTGGGCGGTATCGCACTGCTCGCCGGTCTCGTCGGGCCGGGTGCCGAGCCCCCGTCCGACGTACAGACCCTTGAGACGGCCGCGGCGGCCTCGCCCTGGCTGTTGGCCACGCTGAACGCCGTCGCGTCGACGGCGAGTCTGCGTGCGGCAGCCACCGCGATCAACGTCCACCACTCCACTCTCCAGGAGCGGCTGGTCCAGGCCGAGCACCTGCTGGGCTGGCCGGTGCGCACCCCGCAGGGCCGGTTCCGGCTTCAGCTGGCGCTGACGATGCGGCACCTGGCACGGCCGTAGCGGCGGGTCAGCGGAACTCGGGCACGACCTCGATGGTGCCGACGATGTGCGCGTTGAACTCGTCGAGTTCCCCGGCCGGCACCCACAGCTCGAGGATCGTCTCGCCGTCCGCCCGCTGTACGGGATACCGGCTCAGGAACTCCACCTCGACCTCGAACCGGTCACGAAGCCGGCGCCGTCGTGCTTGACGTTCAGCTCTTCACGCTCGGCTGCCGTCAGCCCTCCCGGCGCCCCCTGTCCGCGGCACCAGGTACAGCCGTAGCCCCCAGTACCGTGAGTGCGACGCGTAGTAGCCGTACTGGGCCCAGCCTGCCAGGTCCGAGCGTTTGGCCGTCTCACGGGAGCATCCGCAGCCGACCGGGGTGGAGTCGACCGGCCACACATCGTCGCTCCACAGTGAGGTGTCCCGGCCAGGATCCGGATCAGGCTGGTGAGCAGCGAGGACGCGGCGCGCAGCCGCTTGTTGTAGCCGGACTGCTGTGGAAGATGAACGCGCTTGTCACCGGGTGGGGGTCGCGGTCGCGGGTGACCGGCAGCGGGCCGCCCGTCCCGTGGTAGTGCGAGGGCCCGTCCTCGAGGTCCTCCGAGCGTCTGAAGTACGGCAGGACCTCGTCGTACGACCAGCCGGTGGCCCCGTGGCGTTTGGCCCAGTCGTCGTAGTCGGAGCGGTGGCCCCGGACGTAGATCATGCCGTTGAGGGCACTGCATCCGCCGAGGACCTTGCCGCGCGGCCAGAAGACCTGCGTGCCGTCCGCGTGTTGCTGGGGTTCGGTGAGGCAGGCGTAGTCCTCGGGGGCGTTCCACAGGCTGAAGTGAGCCGGGTCCGGGAACCCCCGGCGACCCCCGATGGCGCCCACCGACAGGTGCCTCAGGGCCGGATCACCGAGGTCACGCCGGCAACGGGCGAGACGCTGCTCCCGCAGCCAGCCCGAGACGGTGTACCCCTCCTCGGCCATGAGCTTGTAGAGATGACGACGCGAGACGCGATGAGCGGCCGCGATCTCGTCGGGGCCCAGCGCCGGGTCGTCCAGGCGTCGCTCCATGTACGTCAGGATGCGCCGGACAAGCAGGTTGTTTTTAGCGGGGTGAAGTAGAGCCAGTAGGGCGGTGGTTTTGGGAGCCGCTGGTTCGGCGGTGGGAATGGGAGCCACCTGGTCTGGTGGTGTGCGACATGCCGCCGATGGAGTAATCGGGGTTTTGGGCTGTCTGGCCGCTCACGCTGTGGTCGTTGATCACGGTCGTGTCAGGAGACCCGTGTGTACAGGTCGCGTGAGTGGATCTTTGAGCGGATCCGCCGGGACCGGCGTCTGGACCCCGCGGTGTCGGGGCGGGCGCTGGCCCAGCGGTACCGGGTGTCGCGGAACACGGTGGCGAAGGCGTTGGCGTCGCCGGTGCCGGCGAAGCGGAAGAAGCCGCCGCCGCGTGCGAGCGTGCTGGAGCCGGTAAAGCCGTTCATCGACGCGATGCTGCGCGCGGACCTGGACGCGCCGAGGAAGCAGCGGCACACCGTCGACCGGATTCTTCAGCGGCTGGCGGGCGAGCATGATTTCGAGCTCGCGGCGTACTCCACGGTGCGCGACTACGTCGCCAGGCGGCGCCCGGAGCTGGCGCTGGAGGCGAAGGAGGGGCGCCGTCACCTGGAGGGGACGGTCCCGCAGGCCAAGCGGCCCGGTGAGGAGGCCGAGGTCGACTTCGCGGATGTGTGGCTAGACCTGGCCGGGCAGCGGCGCAAGTGCGTGCTGTTCACGCTGCGGATGTCGTACTCGGGCAAGGCCGTCCACCACGTCTACGCCACCGCTTCGCAGGAGGCGTTCTTCGAGGGACACGTCGAGGCGTTCGAAATGCTGGGCGGAGTGCCGACCGTCCACATCCGCTACGACAACCTCAAGCCGGCGGTGAAGCTGGTGCTGTTCGGCCGCTCGCGAACGGAGTCGGCCCGGTGGGCGGCGTTCAGATCGTGGTACGGCTTCTCGGCGTTCTACTGCACGCCGGGTGAGGAAGGCGCCCACGAGAAGGGCGGGGTGGAACACGAG
Coding sequences:
- a CDS encoding GMC family oxidoreductase N-terminal domain-containing protein, encoding MERRLDDPALGPDEIAAAHRVSRRHLYKLMAEEGYTVSGWLREQRLARCRRDLGDPALRHLSVGAIGGRRGFPDPAHFSLWNAPEDYACLTEPQQHADGTQVFWPRGKVLGGCSALNGMIYVRGHRSDYDDWAKRHGATGWSYDEVLPYFRRSEDLEDGPSHYHGTGGPLPVTRDRDPHPVTSAFIFHSSPATTSGCAPRPRCSPA